The DNA region GTTTCCGGTAATTATCAAGGCGCTTGGGCCCGAAGGCCTGAAACCGGCGATAAATTATAGCCTCATTATAACCGGTGTGCTGATAGTGGCCCGTTTAGCCAGTACTTTTGGGGCCTCTGTATTTACCGTATTCATTAGCCGTTACATCACTACAGCCGATCCGAGCCCGGGCTGGAAGGGTCCATTATTGTTAGGCTGGGCAGGTATGCGGGGTGTGGTTTCACTTGCCGCAGCCTTGAGTATCCCTGAACTTTTACCGTCAGGCGTCGCCTTCCCTCAACGCAACCTCATCTTGTTTATCACCTTTGTAGTGATCATGTTTACCCTGGTGGTTCAGGGCCTTACGTTGCCCTTATTGGTGAAGTTTGTAAATATGCCCGATCGTGATTATATAGGTTCGCACGAGCAGCAAAAGCAATTAGTCAGGAAGAAGTTATCTAAGCTGGCATTACAAATACTTGAAGATAAATATGCCGACAGATTAGACGGTAACGATATGATCAAAGCATTTAGGTTAAGACTGAGTGCTGACATGGAACTGCTGAAAGACTGGGAAAAAGATGGCAGTGAACAACGCGCCGATAATTTTTATCATGACTATCGCATGATTTTAAACGATGTGATGGATCAGCAGCGGGCCTTGTTACTTACACTGAATAAAAAAGAAAACATCAGCGATGATATTGTAAAGCAGCAATTGGATCTGCTTGATTTGGAAGAAGAGAAATTAAGGCAGCATTTTGAGGTGGTATAGATTATTATTTCTTTCATGCATAATGGCTACTTTTGCCGCTCTATATACATCAAACTATAATGAACTGGGATCAACTGTTATCGGCAAAACGCTGGGGTTACGAGGATAAATATATTGCAAACCATATCGATGCACGATCGGAGTTTCAGCGGGATTACGACCGGATCATTTTTTCATCACCCTTCAGGAGGTTACAAAACAAAACCCAGGTATTCCCTTTACCCGGAAGCATTTTTGTACATAACCGGCTTACTCATAGTTTGGAGGTAGCCAGTGTGGGCCGCTCGTTAGGGCGGATGCATTTTAACAGGATGCTTAAAGAAGATCCTGATGTAGAAAAGAAATATCCGCTGATCAGTGAGATCGGTAATATGGTGGCTGCCGCCTGCTTAGCCCATGATTTGGGTAATCCCGCCTTTGGCCATTCGGGCGAATCAGCCATTTCACATTATTTTGCCGAAGGAGCGGGTAAGGATTATAAGGATGCTGTTACAGCTCAGCAATGGGAAGATCTCACTCATTTTGAGGGTAACGCCAATGCTTTGAGATTATTGACGCATCCGTTTGCAGGTAAAGGCCGGGGGAGTTTGGCATTAACTTATTCTACCATCGCTTCTATTGCAAAATACCCGTGTTCATCTCTCGCCGGGCATAAAAAGGGTATCATCTACCGAAAGAAATATGGTTTCTTCGCTTCCGAGCAACATGACTTTGAAAAGATAGCCAATGATTTGGGTTTGATCAGGGTAGAGGGAGATGAACTTATTTACAAAAGGCATCCATTAGTATATCTTGTTGAGGCAGCTGACGATATTTGCTACAATGTCGTTGATCTGGAAGATGCCCATCGCCTTAAAATACTCTCTTATGAGGAGGTGAAGACATTGTTGATGCCGTTGTGTACTATTCCCAGGATGGAAGAGCGACTGGAAGAGTTTGATGATACTGATGCTAAAGTTGGCTATTTGAGGGCAATAGCAATAAATACCTTGGTAAATCAATGTTCAAACCTGTTTTATGGCAAACAGGAAGAGATCATGAATGGTGATTTTAATTCGGCACTGATGGATGCGATTGAAGAACCGCTCCGGTCTGCCATGAAAGCGATCGAAAAGGTTTCTGTAAAAAAGATCTACAACTATAGTTCGGTAGTACAAAAGGAAGTTGCCGGTTATAAGGTAATGGGTGGTTTATTGGAAGAGTTTGTCCCTGCTTATTTAAAGAATAATTCAAAATACCACGAGAAACTGATCGAACTGATCCCTAAACAGTTTTTAACCAAAGCCAATGACGATTATTCAAAGATCCAGACCGTTCTTGACTTTGTTTCGGGCATGACCGATCTGTATGCTGTTGAATTGTTTAGAAAAATCAAAGGGATTTCGTTCCCGTCGATGAGCTGATATACACGAATGGCTTTGCGAGGTGTAATAATTCGTGCAAA from Mucilaginibacter sp. SJ includes:
- a CDS encoding deoxyguanosinetriphosphate triphosphohydrolase, which gives rise to MNWDQLLSAKRWGYEDKYIANHIDARSEFQRDYDRIIFSSPFRRLQNKTQVFPLPGSIFVHNRLTHSLEVASVGRSLGRMHFNRMLKEDPDVEKKYPLISEIGNMVAAACLAHDLGNPAFGHSGESAISHYFAEGAGKDYKDAVTAQQWEDLTHFEGNANALRLLTHPFAGKGRGSLALTYSTIASIAKYPCSSLAGHKKGIIYRKKYGFFASEQHDFEKIANDLGLIRVEGDELIYKRHPLVYLVEAADDICYNVVDLEDAHRLKILSYEEVKTLLMPLCTIPRMEERLEEFDDTDAKVGYLRAIAINTLVNQCSNLFYGKQEEIMNGDFNSALMDAIEEPLRSAMKAIEKVSVKKIYNYSSVVQKEVAGYKVMGGLLEEFVPAYLKNNSKYHEKLIELIPKQFLTKANDDYSKIQTVLDFVSGMTDLYAVELFRKIKGISFPSMS